The following coding sequences lie in one Pseudomonas sp. B33.4 genomic window:
- a CDS encoding DUF3396 domain-containing protein produces the protein MNTLEKLSEQAPDLTFELPDNTPVVRLGLIATLYFKEGYSLQSKRNVMQCFTRFKEEFGQHLKGQFDDRYKKLTDSGFSKTQEKIRESGPNEQYEWHISSAATANEAAAYSLSALNSFEVHGDQKRSYLKMTLPWSFLKEPDGVARFEEWLVYLCDQVEAEHGYGGLSSILPYDFDRYMPMEFQLAQQYVGLEVDSMVHNFKRELLDHIKGVNWYTIVGTRFTEQLGGKDGLRHALSGRGDVEMLDYQGGLIIRAGALPELGAIHEPLPVTYVAVNRVLKQLRNPKPDQLHTYSPYGNCFEQDSTERWYARFDQDDAHSKTPARIEAGQPCSAAGYWFSPAQANSRRYFDLGEIMPRFSGSNWGDTLWYWSGD, from the coding sequence ATGAATACATTGGAAAAACTGAGCGAACAAGCTCCAGACCTGACGTTTGAGCTACCCGATAACACCCCCGTTGTACGACTCGGGCTGATCGCAACCCTCTACTTCAAGGAAGGCTACTCGCTGCAAAGCAAGCGCAATGTCATGCAATGCTTCACCCGATTCAAGGAAGAGTTCGGCCAGCATCTGAAGGGACAGTTCGACGACCGCTACAAGAAGCTGACAGATTCCGGATTCAGCAAAACCCAGGAAAAAATCCGCGAGTCAGGGCCAAACGAACAATACGAATGGCACATCAGCAGCGCCGCAACGGCGAACGAAGCTGCTGCGTACAGCCTGTCCGCACTGAACTCGTTCGAGGTGCATGGCGATCAAAAACGCTCATACCTGAAGATGACATTGCCCTGGAGTTTCCTGAAAGAGCCCGATGGCGTCGCGCGCTTTGAAGAATGGCTGGTTTACTTGTGCGATCAGGTTGAAGCCGAACATGGCTACGGCGGACTCTCGAGCATACTGCCCTACGACTTCGATCGTTACATGCCCATGGAATTTCAACTGGCGCAGCAATATGTCGGTCTGGAAGTTGACTCAATGGTGCACAACTTCAAACGAGAATTGCTTGATCACATCAAAGGTGTCAACTGGTACACCATTGTAGGCACTCGATTTACCGAGCAACTGGGAGGTAAAGACGGATTACGCCACGCCTTAAGCGGACGTGGCGACGTCGAGATGCTGGATTATCAGGGCGGACTGATCATTCGCGCCGGCGCTTTACCCGAACTGGGCGCTATCCATGAACCTCTGCCCGTAACCTATGTAGCGGTGAACCGCGTTTTGAAACAGCTTCGTAATCCAAAACCCGATCAACTGCACACTTATTCACCCTACGGTAACTGCTTCGAACAAGACAGTACCGAGCGCTGGTACGCGCGATTCGACCAAGACGATGCGCATTCGAAAACTCCAGCACGAATAGAGGCCGGTCAGCCTTGTAGCGCCGCGGGTTATTGGTTCAGCCCCGCACAGGCAAACTCCCGACGTTACTTCGACTTGGGGGAAATAATGCCTCGGTTCAGTGGCTCGAATTGGGGCGATACGCTTTGGTATTGGTCAGGTGATTGA